Part of the Hymenobacter monticola genome is shown below.
TGGGCAGCCGGGCCTACGTGGGCTTGGGGTCCGATGCCAACAATGTGGCCTTGAGTAGTTGGTTCGAATACACGCCCCTGGTAACCAGCACCCGTACCGGCCTCACGCTGGCCGGCCTGCGCGTATACCCAAACCCAGCGGCGGACGAATTGCGCTGGGAACTACCGGCAGGCGCGCAACTGCAACAGGTCACGTTGTACAATGCCCTTGGTCAAGCAGTAGTGCAGCAATCCGGGCCATTGTCGGTCCTTGATGTGCGCCAAGTGGCACGCGGAACCTACACGTTGCTGGTGGTAACCAGTACCGGTTCTGGCTCACAACGGGTGGTATTACGTTAGCAAGCAAACAGTATTTTAGGGGCAGTGGGGAAGTGCAATCTTCCCCTTTTGTTTCTGGGTTTTGTCCCTTAACATAATCCCAGTTATACCCCCGACCTTGGAATCGTGGTGGTTTTGCCCTTCCTCAACGGCACTCGGCCGGCGTGGTACTTTTCCGGTTTAGCCTTCTTCCAATGGGGCGGATTTACACGGTAAGCCCTACGCCCGGCCGTAGTGCTGGCGCAGCTGCGCGCTGCACTCAGCCAGGCTCAGCTCGCCCGCCACGTAGCGTTGGTAGAGCCGCTGGCCGAACGGGCTCAACGGGGGCAGGCCCTGGGCGGCTTTGAGGGCCTCCACTTCATCGAGTAGCGCCTGGCGCTGCGCCGGGGTTTGCTCAGCGGGACCAAAACGCTCGTCTGCTGCCATGCTTAAACAAATAGGGGAAAGCCGCCGACCTGTCGCGGGGGCTCGGCCTAGCAGCGGGGAAGTAAAATTCCCTTAAGCGGCCGGGGCGGCCCCTGTTCGCGGCTAGTCCTGAGGAATGTAGTCGCCGCTGGGTGCCAGTATCCACTCCATCGCGGCGGCTTTCGCCCGCACGGCCAGCAACTGCCGCTCGGCCAGTTCCCGGCTCTTTTGGTGGCCCGCGTCGGGGTAGAACTGGTGCAGCTGTGCGTGGCGCACCACTTCGTTTTCTAGTTGCTCGTCTTTGCGGTCCAGCGCCTCGACGTAGGCGTTTACTTCGGCTTCGGTTTTCATTAGGGGCAGTTTTGCAATTGCAAAAAGGGGTTGTTTAGCTCAGGGTATCGGGAACAAGGCTGTCGTCAAAATAAATGTACCGCTGCCGGGGCGGCTGGGTGGCTAGGTGGTCGGCGATGTCCTGGGCAAAAGCCCGCATCCGGGCCACGTACACGTCGGCCGGCTGCTCCGGCTCCGCTGCGGGTTCCTCAGCCGGGTCGTACACATAGCCAGGCGGCGCTTGCGGGGGCCGGGCCGGTTCTGCGTCGAGGTTGGGGGTCCAGCCGCCGGCGTGGGAGTCATTGCTGGACTGCTGCGGGTACAGGTCGCGCACAGCTGCTCCGACGTGTTCCAAGTCGATTTCCCCAAAAATGTAGCGTTCGTAGAGCTGCAACGATTCGGCCGATGCCTGGCCCTGCGCCGTGGCAGCGATGCCCAAGGCAAACTGCACCGTGTCCCACCGCTGCGCGGGAGTCTGCTCGTTCTCGGAAAAATAGGGCGTGTGGCTCATAGGGGCTATTCTTCAAAGGAAAAGCGGCGTACCGGCACGTCGGGCGTGTGCTGAATCCGCACAAAGTGGCGGCTGTCGTGCAGCCCATCGACGGAAAGAGAGATGCTGGGCGGGAAGTCGAAGTGCTCCTGCAGGAGCTGCGCATCGAGCGGCTGCGCGAAGCCATACACCCCCAAGCCGTCGCGGTTGTAATAGAACTGGTCGCCGGTGGCCGGCGCGTTGCCCTGGGCTTTCAGAAAGTCGATGACCGGCTGCAAATGGGCGGTCCTGAAATCAGCCAAACCGGCCAGAATCGGCACTTTTTTAGGAGTGATTTTCATACTACAAGATACGAAAAAAGGCCCATTTGAGGGCTCTGCAAGCCGTTTGCCACTTGTCGCCGCGGGAATTTGCCACGCCATCGCAAGGGCATGGCAACTAGCAACACAAGACCAACGCCGGGGTGGGCTACTGCGCGGCGACTACTCCCTTACTACGCCAGCAGCCGACGGGTACGGGGCGTCGTGGGCAACATTTCGTACTTCTCCCCCGTGGCGGGGTACTCGTGAATGTGGCGGCCTTGCGCGTCGCGGTACGAGAGAAACGTGTTAGCGGCCGCGGCTTCGGCCCGCAACTGCTCGCGCATCGCCTCCTGGAAGGCGGGCGAAGGGAGCTGCCCAAGAAAGACCGTGAGCGGCGAGTCAGAAGCGGACGGAAAAGGCATAGAACGTAGCGGATGAATGGGGGCAACGACTGGCGAACACGTAAAAGGCTTACGCTATTCCCGTGCTCTGGTCCCGACGCGGCCCTTGGGTGCGGGATTTCGCCTGCTGCGCCTCCCGCTGGCCGGGGGCCTGGCGCTGCGCCCGGTCGGCCGCGCGCTCCTGCACCTCATACCCTTTCCGGTCGGCGGCCCAATCCAGCGTCACGCCGATGTCTTTCAATTCGTGGCGGGGCTGCTGCACACTGTACTGCACGGCTAGCTCGATTACGCGATTGCCTTGGGCATCAACGGTAGCACGCGCGGACACGGTGGCGCCTTTACTCGTCAAGCTGCGCTGCAACGCAGCGGCGCGGCCGGCGGCCTGACTCTCGCCTACCGGCTCGTGCACGCGCACCACCAGCCGTCGTTCGGCCTCGCGCTTGGCGGCGTACTCCGTCAAGCTCAGGCCCGCGTGCTCGGGCTGGTAATAGGCGCGGGCGGCAAACCCCACGGCGGGGGCCGGACGGTCGGCCGCTTTGGCGGCGCGGGCAAATTCGAGCAGGGCAGGGGCCAGCAGGCCGGGCAGGGGCCGGTCCTTTTCGGTCAGAAACTTCAACTTTTCCTCCGCCTCCCGGGAAGCCGCGTTTTTGCCAAAGAAGCCCCCTTCTGCCTGTTTTTCCAACGCCGCTTGCTGGCCGTAGCTGTCAGCCCACTGCTTCGCGTGCGTCGCCCGGGCGGCCACCTGGCGGTCCAGCTCGGCCTTCAGCGCCGCCGTGCGCGGGTCGCCCTTCATGGCCTGCACCACGACGGCGATTCCTGCCTCGTTCGGATGCTGCTGCAAATAGGCACTGTACGAGTCGATAATCTTATTACGGGCCTGAATGGGGGCGTTTCGCTGGGCCAGCTCGGCGGTATACGCCCGGTAGTCCGCCTGCCATTTGCGCTCGACGGCCGGTAGCTCCGGCCCTTTTGCGGCCTGCGCGGCCTGCTGCTCGGCCTCCTGACGCTGGGCCAGCTGCCCCGCTTCCTGCCGGTGGCGCGCCGCCTGCTCCTGGGCGGCCTGCTGCGCGGCTTGGTTCGCCGCGAGCTGCTGGGTAATGCCCGCCAGGCTGTACCCGCGCCCCAGCTGCGAGCCCTTGAACACGGTCCCGTCCTTCTCGAAGCTGATGCCCGTCACCTCGCCGGACTTGTTGGCGAACTCGCGGGCGCTAATCTGCTGGGCCTGCAAGGCGACCAGCAGCGCCGGCCGGTCGGGGGCCGTGGCCAGCGCCTGGTGCAGCGCCTGCCGCAGCTCGTGCTTCGTCAGCTCCGCCCCTTGCAGCTGCGCCGGGTGCTGCTTGTCGGCCCGCAGTCCCCGGGGCGGGGTCAGGCCGTGCTCCTGAATCAGCTCTTTCAAGGCCTGCTTCGAGCGGTAGAAGTTCTGCCCGTCCTTGACGGTCTGCCCGTCGTCGCCCACCCGGTTGGCGATGATGTGCAGGTGCTGGTTGTCGGGCTGGTCGTGGTGCCGGATGATGGCGTACTGCGTCTTGTCGAGCCCCATCTTCTGCACGTAGCCTTCGGCAACGGCCAGCATCTTCGCGCTGTCGAGTGTGGCCGCATCGTCGGGGTTAAAGCTCAGCGACGTGTGCCACACGGCGTGCCCGAGATTCGGGTTCAGCTGCCGGCCCCGGTTGAAGTCCGCGCTCATGTGGGCCGCACTGTCGGCCCGCACCCCGACGGCCGCCAGCACCTCGGCCTGCTTGTCGCTGGGCTGCTCCTTGCGGCCCGCGAACTGGTAGCGCACCACCCCGCCGAAGCTGCGCCCGATACTCGTCCGGCTTATCATACCACGTCGGCGAAATAGTCCAGCAACCGGTCCAACGTCGCGGCCTGCGCCTCCACCTCCTGGGCCACGGCGGCGAACCCGCTCTGGTGCGCCCGCTTGCTCAGTTGGTTGAGGTTATTGGCCATGCCCGCCAGCTGCCGCAAGTACCCGTCCTGCTCAACCGTGAGCTGTAAGACCGGCCGCTTCCGAACCTTCACACCCGCTTCCACCAACGGCCGGACGAACTGCGAAATGGGTTGCCGCACCGCCACCGCGCCCTCCTGCAACTCGTCGTAACGAGCGGCGGATACGTGAGTCGTGACGCTTTTCAGCTTCTCGCCTGGCTCCTTTTTGGGCCGGCCGCCCAACCGCTTGGGCTTCGGTTCTTCCGATGAATTAACAGCAGGTTTAGCCATGATACTAGAAATTAGGGCTAGGTCTTTTGGCGACGACAGGAGCCAAAAGCAAGACGTTTTGCGCTAGCAAAACCTGTCTTGCTCCCTAACGCAAGAACATACGGCAAAGGGGGCATTAGGGATTCGGTTGCTCCTGCTCTCGCGTTACCACACTAGCTATTGTACTAGCATAGCTAAATAGCTAGTCGGGTACAAATGTGTAGTTATTCAGCTGAAAAGGTATTTAATAGTTTAGCCTTACTTGTTTAGCTTTTTAGCTGTTTAATTATACAAGCATAAAACAACAAAAGGGGGAAAAGTAACAGCTAAACACCTGTCCCCTTACTCTCGTTAAGAGCTTAATTCCGTTGTTTCTTTTCCATTGCCACTGCCCCATCATGACCGAACAAACACCCAACCCGGAAGTCGCTGACTTCATCAAAAACATCAGCCACGAACAACCGGCCACCTCCGCAACGGAGGCCCTTACTCCCGCAATGCCTGGTCAGCCGCGGTCGGTGCCGGCAGCCTCGGTCCCGGCTGCTCTGGCGGCTTCTGCGGCTCCCGAATCAATGGCAGCAGCGCCGAGTACCTCCACTGCTGCCGCGTCGCCTGAGCGGCGGGATTTGGCCTATTTCACCACCCCGGCGAAGGAGGCCACCAAGAAGCAAAGCGTGTACCTGCCCGTCGAGTTGCACCGCGCCCTGGCCACGGTCGTGAACCTGCCCGGCGTGGACGTCAGCCTGACCGACCTGCTGGCCAACATCGTGCAGGCCTGGCGCGACGACCACCGGGCCGAAGTCCGCAAGCGCTACCGCGAAGGCGAGAAAAGCATTTAAGGGTCGGGAGTTGGGTGCTAGCCGCCGGCGCGCTCGATGCGCAGGCAGTTGCACTGGGCGCAACGGGTATGCAGCTGGGCAATGGCTTCCGGCAGGACGTGGTTGGCCGCGATAGGCCCTTGGTAGAGGGCCAGGGCCCAACTGCTGCCCGAACCCGGAGCCGTGGTGCGCCAGAAGTCGCGCAGGCGCACCCGCTCAAAGGCGGCTTCGCTGTACGGCTCTACCTGGTAAAACTTGACGACCAGTGTGCCGTGCGGGGTATTTTTTAAGCGGAAAGTACGGTCGGGCATACGGCAAAATAAGGCGCTTTAGGCTGCCGGCACAAGGCAAGTACTCGCTAGCCCAAAGCAGTACATAATCTCGGCCTTTACGGTTTATAAACTTTTGATTACTAATTATATATAATTTATAAAATGCGCGCAAATTACTGGCTTCTAGGGCTTTGTTGTTTTTGTTTGGGCTGCGCCGTTTGGGCTGGACCGAGTTATCCACACCCTAGAAGCTTTTTTCTCTCGCGCGAATCACAATTTGTGTTATTTGAGTTATTTGTTCTATTTGTAGGGCTCATAACTTATTATAAATCAGTAATTTACAAAGAGTAAAAACGGCTTTTCGTGTAGTAAAAACGGCTTTTCGTGTAGTAAAAACGGCTTTTCGTGTAGTAAAAACGGCTTTTCGTGTGTTTAAAAACGGCTTTTCGTGTAGTAAAGGCGGTATTTTAAAACGCTTATCGTAAATCAATAGCGTTTTTTTTGTATAATTGCTCCGGAATCAGTTAGATATGACATAATGGAGAAGGAGTTAGAGGTTCGCCAACACAACGCACTCACAAATGCCCGCTATGAATACACGCAGTTGCAGCTAGACTTGCTCTTCTTCATCATCTCCAAGCTGCGGAAGGGAGAAACAGATACTATCTATCGACTAGATATTCAGGAGTTATCCAGCCTGACGGGTAAGCGATACAATGGGGCTTACCTGCAGAAAGCCACGGCTGATATGGGTTCTCGTATGCTGGAAGTGGAAGATGCCAAAGAGTATCAACAGCTCTGGATGTT
Proteins encoded:
- a CDS encoding antitoxin VbhA family protein, translated to MAADERFGPAEQTPAQRQALLDEVEALKAAQGLPPLSPFGQRLYQRYVAGELSLAECSAQLRQHYGRA
- a CDS encoding relaxase/mobilization nuclease domain-containing protein; the protein is MISRTSIGRSFGGVVRYQFAGRKEQPSDKQAEVLAAVGVRADSAAHMSADFNRGRQLNPNLGHAVWHTSLSFNPDDAATLDSAKMLAVAEGYVQKMGLDKTQYAIIRHHDQPDNQHLHIIANRVGDDGQTVKDGQNFYRSKQALKELIQEHGLTPPRGLRADKQHPAQLQGAELTKHELRQALHQALATAPDRPALLVALQAQQISAREFANKSGEVTGISFEKDGTVFKGSQLGRGYSLAGITQQLAANQAAQQAAQEQAARHRQEAGQLAQRQEAEQQAAQAAKGPELPAVERKWQADYRAYTAELAQRNAPIQARNKIIDSYSAYLQQHPNEAGIAVVVQAMKGDPRTAALKAELDRQVAARATHAKQWADSYGQQAALEKQAEGGFFGKNAASREAEEKLKFLTEKDRPLPGLLAPALLEFARAAKAADRPAPAVGFAARAYYQPEHAGLSLTEYAAKREAERRLVVRVHEPVGESQAAGRAAALQRSLTSKGATVSARATVDAQGNRVIELAVQYSVQQPRHELKDIGVTLDWAADRKGYEVQERAADRAQRQAPGQREAQQAKSRTQGPRRDQSTGIA
- a CDS encoding MobC family plasmid mobilization relaxosome protein — protein: MAKPAVNSSEEPKPKRLGGRPKKEPGEKLKSVTTHVSAARYDELQEGAVAVRQPISQFVRPLVEAGVKVRKRPVLQLTVEQDGYLRQLAGMANNLNQLSKRAHQSGFAAVAQEVEAQAATLDRLLDYFADVV